One segment of Acidovorax sp. DW039 DNA contains the following:
- a CDS encoding acetyl-CoA hydrolase/transferase family protein, which produces MSLADRVQYPDFLSRIVSAEEAAALIPAGAHVGMSGFTGAGYPKAVPGALARRIQEQNAQGKPFKIGLWTGASTAPELDGALAQVDGIEMRLPYQSDPTCRKQINAGHMQYVDIHLSHVAQFVWFGFLGKLDVAVVEVAGVLPDGRLIPSSSVGNNKTWLDQADKIILEVNTWHNPGLEGMHDIYYGTDIPPNRKPILMTQPDQRIGEPYLRCDPSKVIAVVQTNQPDRNSVYAAPDDNSNRIAGHIIDFLQHEVKLGRLPAHLLPLQSGVGNIANAVLAGLNAGPFENLTAYTEVLQDGMLDMLRSGKLSSASATALSLSPAAMQDFNDRIDFYRQRIVLRPQEISNHPELIRRMGLIAMNGMIEADIYGNVNSTHIMGSAIMNGIGGSGDFARNAYLSIFMTPSLAKDGAISCIVPMASHVDHTEHDVQILVTEQGLADLRGHSPTQRAEIIIEKCAHPDFRPALRDYLARARKGAVGQHTPHLLGEALSWHQRYVETGSMR; this is translated from the coding sequence ATGTCACTCGCTGATCGGGTTCAGTACCCTGACTTTCTCTCGCGCATCGTTTCGGCCGAAGAGGCCGCCGCCCTGATTCCTGCCGGAGCCCACGTGGGCATGAGCGGATTCACGGGGGCCGGTTACCCGAAGGCGGTGCCGGGCGCGCTGGCACGGCGGATTCAGGAGCAGAACGCACAGGGAAAGCCGTTCAAGATCGGGCTGTGGACCGGCGCATCCACCGCTCCCGAGCTGGACGGCGCGCTGGCCCAGGTAGACGGTATCGAGATGCGCCTTCCCTACCAGTCCGATCCCACTTGCCGCAAGCAGATCAATGCAGGGCACATGCAGTACGTGGACATTCACCTGTCGCACGTGGCCCAGTTCGTCTGGTTCGGGTTTCTGGGCAAGCTGGATGTGGCCGTGGTGGAAGTCGCCGGTGTGCTCCCCGACGGGCGCCTGATTCCTTCCTCGTCCGTGGGCAACAACAAGACCTGGCTGGACCAGGCCGACAAGATCATTCTGGAGGTGAACACTTGGCACAACCCGGGTCTGGAGGGGATGCACGACATCTACTACGGCACGGACATCCCGCCCAACCGCAAGCCCATCCTGATGACCCAGCCCGACCAGCGCATTGGCGAGCCCTATCTGCGCTGCGATCCGTCCAAAGTCATTGCCGTCGTCCAGACCAACCAGCCAGACCGCAATTCCGTCTATGCCGCGCCAGATGACAACTCCAACCGCATCGCGGGGCACATCATTGATTTTCTGCAGCACGAGGTAAAGCTGGGCCGCCTGCCTGCGCATCTGCTCCCCCTGCAATCAGGGGTGGGCAACATCGCCAATGCTGTCTTGGCAGGGCTGAACGCAGGGCCCTTTGAAAACCTGACTGCCTATACCGAGGTGCTGCAGGACGGCATGCTGGACATGTTGCGCTCCGGCAAACTTTCCAGCGCTTCGGCCACCGCGCTCTCGCTCAGCCCTGCGGCCATGCAGGATTTCAATGACCGCATTGATTTCTACCGACAGCGCATCGTGCTGCGCCCGCAGGAAATCAGCAATCACCCTGAACTGATCCGCCGCATGGGTCTGATTGCGATGAACGGCATGATCGAAGCGGATATTTACGGCAACGTGAACTCCACCCACATCATGGGCTCGGCCATCATGAACGGTATCGGCGGGTCCGGCGACTTTGCACGCAATGCCTACCTGTCGATCTTCATGACACCGTCCCTGGCCAAAGATGGGGCCATTTCCTGCATCGTGCCCATGGCGTCCCATGTGGACCACACCGAGCACGACGTGCAGATTCTTGTGACCGAGCAGGGGTTGGCTGACCTGCGGGGCCACTCACCGACCCAGCGCGCAGAAATCATCATTGAAAAGTGCGCGCACCCGGACTTCCGGCCTGCTCTGCGTGACTACCTGGCGCGCGCTCGCAAAGGCGCTGTGGGTCAACACACGCCGCACTTGCTGGGTGAAGCTCTGTCGTGGCATCAGCGGTATGTGGAGACAGGCTCGATGCGCTGA
- a CDS encoding AAA family ATPase translates to MTTAPTPALLVFSGQPGVWRGGQLEPLHLRYRKGTAVLGFLAAHGGRLMARSTVADLLWPQLDAKGARSNLRVVLSDLLLAFRQLGLQDALAFQRDWLMLDTSLVLTEPQLLQDLAAVPSVHGSHEGLADCVLAPKGEWLAGADEGASNDYCEWLRWQRHSLERLRHSAAAQLGRALPQEDEDEEGEEASVHAPSAQQPSQGSEKVSAAEVGSSRSATASAPEVALLALLRVELAVPAESVDLGFEDSPMGQLLDSFRAEVAMFGGEVVAHDPTGCVVAFGLGSLHAGYRWQAFRAAIHLWNLIGASQPLCMGITVGRLLVRREGEAVKLQGWRMPLLSRLVMRADPGQLICCESLADIAGSLGFQSTGKHRFRGFESEFELYVHELRHSPPLPLPAHGGDYSGAFIARQDVLDEAQQLWDRAAAGTATALTLCGEPGLGKTRAAWEFAQRQHARGGRVLWIGARPEAQHVAWSCLFDTLSALIPGTGDLQVRISRLLVHLGISLEAASRQALVELLMRQRLPLELRGDLVRALKALLQPQSQQASVCIVDDAQWLDPSTADVLQRLAQEMPSVFWIKTVRTGAADLLPLEYALSMIPGSACNAITLAPLDDANAIALVRAMPEYASLSEAELKGMIANARGVPLFLLADMAAAGGASGHFGEFCSAMFNRVGEDRVVLQTAALRGMLFTYGDLCDLCGERAAAHGLARAEALGFVLSRGAGMYAFFHPRLREFLLETLPAQVRQDLAGRWAQRLQEREEYSAAAALWELTRNLDAARTCWSQAAKAARQGADLLAACGAYDCLARIGYAQGLEGLDQRASHISVVCGVYGYGSRKALDLAESALQEMTDLQGHPEAAYRLLALGYVVGVSRGHSQALPYALRMKAMAATPEQQFYSLAITGTSQFSLGNFESARSHFALSAERGGSLEPHQRRRYFPSDILVFVLVQQGWLQWLMGDPASAGTMQRAHEQALANRSSHDLCIYHAYQAMLCWAGGDAKGHELHSGQALQIANDEGLAMWQAIAGLQHLQAQAQLTGHADLGRVKQLITLIGQGDRNYEVPARLFGVCALDASGQHADALALVDDTLQTMTPGEHLDCLMDLWRLKAQAHTALAQRKEAADAWAQACRIAHEGGALGWLAQWHPVRAAA, encoded by the coding sequence ATGACTACCGCACCGACCCCGGCGCTGCTCGTGTTTTCCGGGCAGCCCGGTGTATGGCGCGGCGGCCAATTGGAGCCGCTGCATCTGCGCTACCGCAAAGGCACTGCGGTGCTGGGCTTCCTGGCGGCCCATGGAGGGCGGCTTATGGCTCGCAGTACGGTAGCAGATCTGTTGTGGCCCCAACTCGATGCCAAGGGCGCCAGGTCCAATCTGCGGGTGGTGCTCTCGGATCTACTGCTCGCGTTCAGGCAGTTGGGTTTGCAGGATGCTTTGGCCTTCCAGCGCGACTGGTTGATGCTGGACACCTCCTTGGTGCTGACGGAGCCACAGCTTCTGCAGGATTTGGCGGCTGTACCGTCTGTGCATGGCTCGCATGAAGGTCTGGCAGATTGCGTTCTTGCGCCCAAGGGGGAATGGCTTGCCGGTGCAGACGAGGGCGCCTCCAACGACTATTGCGAATGGCTCCGATGGCAGCGCCACAGCCTGGAGCGCCTGCGTCACAGCGCCGCAGCCCAGTTGGGGCGGGCGCTTCCCCAGGAAGATGAGGACGAGGAAGGCGAAGAGGCCTCTGTCCATGCTCCCTCAGCGCAGCAACCCTCACAGGGTTCGGAAAAAGTCTCGGCCGCAGAAGTGGGCAGCAGCCGCAGTGCGACAGCTTCCGCGCCCGAGGTGGCCTTGCTGGCGTTGTTGCGTGTGGAACTGGCGGTTCCTGCTGAAAGCGTGGATCTGGGCTTTGAGGACTCTCCCATGGGTCAACTGCTGGATTCATTCCGGGCAGAGGTCGCCATGTTTGGCGGTGAGGTGGTGGCTCACGACCCGACCGGGTGTGTTGTGGCATTTGGTTTGGGCAGCTTGCATGCGGGCTATCGCTGGCAGGCATTTCGGGCGGCGATCCACTTGTGGAACCTCATCGGTGCATCCCAGCCGCTTTGTATGGGCATCACCGTGGGGCGGTTGCTGGTGCGCCGTGAGGGCGAGGCTGTCAAGCTGCAAGGCTGGCGCATGCCATTGCTCAGCCGCCTCGTCATGCGTGCTGATCCGGGGCAACTGATCTGCTGCGAAAGCCTGGCAGACATTGCTGGGTCGTTGGGATTCCAGAGCACAGGCAAACACCGCTTCCGCGGGTTTGAAAGCGAGTTCGAGCTGTATGTCCATGAACTGCGGCACAGCCCGCCGCTGCCCTTGCCGGCCCATGGCGGGGACTACTCGGGTGCCTTTATTGCCCGCCAGGATGTCCTCGATGAGGCGCAGCAGTTGTGGGACCGGGCGGCCGCCGGAACAGCCACGGCACTGACCCTGTGCGGTGAGCCTGGCCTGGGCAAGACCCGCGCTGCCTGGGAGTTTGCCCAGCGCCAGCATGCGCGGGGAGGGCGCGTGCTGTGGATTGGCGCCCGACCCGAGGCCCAGCATGTGGCGTGGAGCTGCCTGTTTGACACCCTCAGCGCTTTGATCCCGGGCACAGGCGATCTGCAGGTGCGTATCAGCCGTCTTCTGGTGCATCTGGGTATTTCTCTCGAAGCCGCTTCTCGCCAGGCATTGGTCGAATTGCTCATGCGACAGCGCTTGCCGCTGGAGTTGCGCGGTGATCTGGTTCGCGCCCTCAAGGCGCTATTGCAGCCGCAGTCGCAGCAGGCCTCGGTATGTATCGTGGATGACGCCCAGTGGCTGGACCCTTCTACGGCCGACGTGCTGCAACGCCTTGCCCAGGAAATGCCCTCCGTGTTCTGGATCAAGACGGTTCGGACTGGCGCGGCAGACCTTTTGCCTCTGGAGTACGCGCTGTCGATGATTCCCGGCAGTGCATGTAACGCCATCACCCTGGCGCCCCTGGATGACGCGAATGCCATTGCACTGGTCCGGGCGATGCCAGAGTACGCATCGCTGAGCGAAGCAGAGCTCAAGGGCATGATTGCAAATGCACGGGGCGTGCCGCTCTTCCTGTTGGCCGACATGGCTGCTGCAGGCGGCGCCAGTGGGCACTTTGGTGAGTTTTGCAGTGCCATGTTCAACCGTGTGGGTGAAGACCGTGTGGTGCTGCAGACAGCCGCCTTGCGGGGCATGTTGTTCACCTATGGCGATTTGTGCGATTTGTGCGGCGAGCGCGCTGCTGCACACGGTCTTGCAAGGGCCGAGGCCCTGGGCTTCGTGTTGTCTCGCGGTGCGGGCATGTACGCCTTTTTTCACCCCCGGTTGCGGGAATTCCTGCTGGAGACGCTGCCCGCGCAGGTGCGGCAGGATCTGGCGGGTCGTTGGGCGCAGCGGCTGCAAGAGCGCGAAGAGTACAGCGCTGCTGCGGCCCTGTGGGAACTCACACGGAATCTGGATGCCGCCCGGACCTGCTGGAGTCAGGCGGCCAAGGCTGCACGCCAGGGAGCAGACCTACTGGCAGCCTGTGGCGCATATGACTGCCTGGCCCGCATCGGATATGCCCAGGGACTGGAGGGGCTCGACCAGCGCGCCAGCCATATCAGCGTTGTGTGTGGCGTGTACGGATACGGCTCGCGCAAGGCGCTGGACCTGGCGGAAAGCGCATTGCAGGAAATGACCGATCTGCAAGGACACCCCGAAGCCGCCTACCGGCTGCTGGCACTGGGCTATGTCGTGGGCGTGTCTCGCGGGCACAGCCAGGCACTGCCTTACGCCCTGCGCATGAAGGCGATGGCTGCCACCCCCGAGCAACAGTTCTATTCGTTGGCCATCACGGGCACCAGCCAGTTTTCGCTGGGCAATTTCGAATCCGCGCGAAGCCACTTTGCCCTGAGCGCGGAGCGAGGGGGTTCACTGGAGCCGCACCAGCGTCGCCGCTACTTTCCGTCGGACATCCTGGTCTTTGTTCTCGTGCAGCAGGGCTGGCTGCAGTGGCTGATGGGAGACCCCGCCAGCGCAGGCACCATGCAGCGAGCCCATGAACAGGCGCTGGCCAACCGCAGCAGTCACGACCTGTGCATCTACCACGCGTACCAAGCCATGCTGTGCTGGGCTGGCGGTGATGCAAAAGGCCATGAACTGCATTCCGGGCAGGCCTTGCAAATTGCCAATGACGAGGGGCTCGCCATGTGGCAGGCCATTGCGGGCCTGCAGCACCTTCAGGCACAGGCGCAGCTCACGGGGCATGCCGATCTGGGGCGGGTGAAGCAGCTCATCACGCTCATCGGCCAGGGCGACCGCAACTACGAGGTTCCCGCCCGCCTCTTTGGCGTATGTGCGCTCGATGCCAGTGGCCAGCATGCGGATGCACTGGCCCTGGTGGATGACACTCTGCAGACCATGACACCCGGCGAACACCTGGACTGCCTGATGGACCTGTGGCGCCTGAAGGCGCAGGCGCATACCGCCCTGGCTCAGCGCAAAGAAGCAGCAGATGCCTGGGCCCAGGCCTGCCGCATTGCACATGAGGGTGGTGCCTTGGGCTGGTTGGCGCAGTGGCATCCCGTGCGTGCAGCGGCTTGA
- a CDS encoding prepilin-type N-terminal cleavage/methylation domain-containing protein, protein MSETLPSGQRRTSSRRVGRAAFLKKVQKGFTLVELAIVLAVIGLIIGAIAIGKDVQRNAEYTKIKNKFVDQWEQAYNQYYQRAGVVLGDSQTQPRLMVNGENYKREAGVVSGGNMTEVTGPGAICNGSFAPGLVGETTTLKMREMFSRVGVRMPPGRAEGFEDRYVYLDTNGNPQEVQVCFRWNNPGKAEGSGNVMVITGLTPDLARMLDQMIDGKPDAQEGRFRQMNVENGTPNGPGAQWAANNQIEMGAKTADATSGRNHDEDQVMTVVGIYKMNQ, encoded by the coding sequence ATGTCTGAAACACTGCCAAGCGGCCAGCGCCGCACATCGAGCCGCCGCGTTGGCCGTGCGGCCTTCCTGAAAAAAGTCCAGAAGGGCTTCACCCTGGTGGAGCTGGCCATCGTTCTGGCCGTCATCGGTCTGATCATCGGCGCCATTGCCATCGGCAAGGATGTGCAGCGCAACGCCGAATACACCAAGATCAAGAACAAGTTCGTAGACCAGTGGGAGCAGGCCTACAACCAGTACTACCAGCGCGCTGGCGTGGTGCTGGGTGACTCGCAGACCCAGCCCCGCCTCATGGTCAACGGAGAGAACTACAAGCGCGAAGCCGGCGTCGTCTCTGGCGGCAACATGACCGAGGTGACCGGCCCCGGCGCCATCTGCAATGGCTCATTTGCTCCCGGACTGGTGGGCGAGACCACCACGCTGAAGATGCGCGAAATGTTCAGCCGTGTGGGCGTTCGCATGCCCCCGGGGCGTGCTGAAGGCTTTGAAGACCGCTATGTCTATCTGGACACCAACGGCAACCCGCAAGAGGTGCAGGTGTGCTTCCGCTGGAACAACCCCGGCAAGGCGGAAGGCTCCGGCAACGTGATGGTCATCACCGGCCTGACTCCCGACCTGGCCCGCATGCTCGACCAGATGATCGACGGCAAGCCCGACGCCCAGGAAGGTCGCTTCCGCCAGATGAATGTGGAGAACGGGACACCCAACGGGCCCGGCGCCCAATGGGCTGCCAACAACCAGATCGAGATGGGTGCCAAGACCGCCGATGCCACCAGTGGTCGCAACCACGATGAGGACCAGGTCATGACCGTGGTCGGCATCTACAAGATGAACCAGTGA
- a CDS encoding ABC transporter substrate-binding protein: protein MQRRQFTHSLLAASTGLLFSGASRAVGVQDPMDSKTVSIGCSLGLTGPLASLARELKQGLDAGLAQANAKGVNGREIKLLALDDGYDAKRSEDNVRKLIADANTVALISCMGTANNQRILPLVDEAQIPYVAPQSGATSLRKADHRTVFHVRASYSEEAQRLTQKLFSMGITDLAIVYQDNAFGREFLADVTAALKATGQAAAPKAFKLDAEGKGVEGVVAQAVAAKPMAVLLGTAGDVTAVLVNEFKKVSPSTPLAATSVALSGDNLRQLGSKTAGLALTMVMPDAGRTSVALVREYQKAMRAAGFQEFSARSFEGYVNARVLVEGLERAGRELTRGKLRSALASLRGHDMGGLLVDFSSGAPYVASKFVELGILGANGRVVG, encoded by the coding sequence ATGCAACGTCGCCAATTCACCCATTCCCTGCTGGCTGCCAGCACTGGCCTTCTGTTTTCTGGCGCTTCGCGCGCTGTGGGCGTTCAGGACCCCATGGACAGCAAGACAGTTTCCATCGGCTGCTCACTGGGCCTCACCGGCCCGCTGGCCAGCTTGGCACGTGAGCTCAAACAAGGCCTGGACGCAGGCCTTGCCCAAGCGAATGCCAAGGGTGTGAACGGCCGGGAAATCAAGTTGCTGGCGCTGGACGATGGCTATGACGCCAAGCGCTCGGAAGACAACGTGCGCAAGCTGATCGCAGACGCAAACACGGTAGCGCTGATCTCGTGCATGGGCACGGCCAACAACCAGCGCATCTTGCCTCTGGTGGATGAGGCTCAGATTCCTTACGTGGCCCCCCAAAGCGGGGCCACTTCGCTGCGCAAGGCAGACCATCGCACGGTGTTCCACGTCCGCGCCAGCTACTCAGAAGAAGCCCAACGCCTGACGCAAAAGCTCTTCTCCATGGGCATTACCGATCTGGCCATCGTCTACCAGGACAACGCTTTTGGTCGCGAATTCCTGGCCGATGTGACTGCCGCCCTGAAAGCGACAGGCCAGGCCGCAGCCCCCAAGGCTTTCAAGCTCGATGCAGAGGGCAAGGGAGTGGAAGGCGTGGTGGCACAGGCGGTGGCAGCAAAGCCTATGGCCGTGCTGCTGGGCACGGCGGGTGACGTCACCGCCGTGCTGGTCAACGAATTCAAAAAGGTATCTCCCAGCACGCCTCTGGCGGCGACCAGCGTGGCACTGAGTGGTGACAACCTGCGGCAGCTCGGCAGCAAGACCGCAGGCTTGGCACTGACCATGGTGATGCCAGATGCTGGCCGCACCAGCGTCGCCCTTGTCCGTGAATACCAGAAAGCCATGCGTGCTGCAGGATTCCAGGAGTTCTCGGCTCGCAGTTTTGAAGGCTATGTGAATGCCCGCGTTCTGGTGGAAGGACTGGAACGCGCCGGCCGCGAACTTACACGCGGTAAGTTGCGCTCGGCCTTGGCAAGCCTGCGCGGTCACGATATGGGTGGGCTGCTGGTGGACTTCAGCTCCGGAGCGCCTTACGTGGCATCCAAATTTGTGGAACTGGGCATCCTGGGGGCCAATGGACGCGTGGTGGGCTAA